Part of the Methanobrevibacter sp. genome, TTAAATCCTAATGTTAAAGTCATCAAATCCAGCTTAAAAGAAGGTACTGGATTGGATGAAATTATTGAAGTAATTGAAGATGCTATGAAAAACTAAATTTTATTCGGGTGGTTTTTGTGAAAGTATGGATTGATATTTCGAATGCTCCTCATGTAAGGTTTTTTAAAGATGTTATAAAATATCTTGAAGCCGAGGGTGAGGATGTTATTGTCACAGCAAGACAATTTGGGGATATCCATAAATTAATGGATATGTACGACATTGACTTTATATCTGTGGGAAAACATGGTGTGAGCTTATATGACAAGTTAAAGGAAAGCACATCCAGGGTTTATAATCTTGTGGATATTATACATGATGAAAAGGTGGATGTTGCCCTTAGCAAGCATTCTATAGAGCTTCCTAGAATTTCTTTTGGTCTGGGGATCCCTAGTTTGTACGTTTTAGACAACGAACATGCACTTGCTGCTAATAAATTAACCTTGCCGTTATGTGATAGAATTATCACTCCAAAAATCATAGACATGTGGAAACTAATGAAATTTGGAGCTGACCCAAATACAATTATTTCCTATGATGGAACATCTGAATTAATGCATTTCAAAAGTTTCAAATATAATGATAATGTGTTTGATGATTTGAACTTGGAGTTGAATCACCAAAAAACTATTCTAATGAGGCCTGAACCTTCACTTGCATCATATCTTGATACTGACTGTAGAAAATCTGTTCTGTCCCCTATTGTTGATGAATTGAAGAATGTTGCCAATATCTTAATTTTACCAAGATTCAAGGAACAGGCAGAGATATTTGATGGAATCGAAAATGTTTCAATTTTAAAACCTCCTGTTGACACTTCCAGCATTATTAAAAAATGTGATTTGGTCATAGGTGCTGGTGGAACAATGAACAGGGAAGCTGCAATATTGCAAACTCCTGTTATTTCATGTTATCCTGGAGAAACATTGTCTGTAGATCAGTATTACATTAACAAAGGATTAATGTTCAGGTCAATTGACAATGATGTGGTGATTAATAAAGCCCTTGACTATATTGTCAATCCTCATGAAAAAATTGATTTGAAAACTGATGATTTGTTCCAGGTCATAATTGATAATTTATATGATTTGGCTAAAAATGGTAAATAGCTTTTTATATTAAAAATATCATATATTAAATATGATATTTGATTAATATTTTTTTGGGCTGGTAGCTCAGATGGTAGATCGTCGCCTTGGCATGGCGGAGGCCCCGGGTTCAAATCCCGGTCAGTCCATTTTTTAATTTTTAAATAAAGAGAATTTGTGATTATAATATGTTATTAATTGCTCAAAATCATTTACAATTAATTGTAGAAGTGGGACTAATGTTATTCGTCTCAATGGTATTTGCTCTTAACTTAATTCCATTGTCATTAAGTGTTGTGACATTTTTATCACTTTTTATTATAGGTGGTTTTACAGTTATTTTCGGAGCAGATATTCTTCTGTTATTTATTTCTTCAAGTCAAGCAGAATTCACTCACCCTTTTGGGCCGATTGCACTTTTGGGAGCAGTGGCTGCCTTAGCATCGCTGAAGGTGATGAAGGAATCGGGTGTGGATATTAGGCCACTAAGGAGATTTGTAATTTTATTCATTGTTGGAATTACAGTCTTCGGTGGGTTAATGCACAGATCCTTTTTAATCTTATGGATTTTAGGTTTATTCTTGGGATATTTGATTATTTCAAAATCTTTCAGAGAAAAATCTTTCATTACAGGTAAAAGAATTTTAATACTTCTGGGAGCTGCGGGAGCAGGTTTTCTTCTGTTGGAAGCTATTGCAAGAGTTTCCGGAATGACTATTTTCTCCCCTATGTTGAGATTAACAAGGATTGAGCAATATTCCTTATCAAGTATTAAAACTGTATTAAATAACATTCAGCTGATAGGACACAATGCTAACGCTTCTTATTGGGGTGCTGAAGGAACTGCATTTGCTGAAGGATATATCACATTACCTATGCAATTTGTTCTGTTCTTTGGTTTGCCTTTCCCGATGTTTTTCGGTGTGCTTGTAAACCAGAAGGATACAATCGATTATATGCTTCCAGGTATCTTTGGTTACGGATTTGATTTCGGTTATCTGGGTCTTATAGGACTGATGGTATTTGTATTGGGTACAATACTGGTCGGTTTTAAAGTATTAACCATGTACCGTGAAAAAAGAGAGAAAAACAATAAGAAATACCTTGGAAGAGAAGTTTTACTGACAGGTGCATTGGCTGCATTCTGTTCACAGGCTTTAATCGGTATGTTTGTATTCAACAGGACTATCAACGGTATGGCTCTTTTAACATTCATTTTTATAGGCGCATTGATTTTGGCCAATGTCGTCTCACTTAAATCCAGATCATAAAGAGGGTGTATATATGAAAGCTTTAGTTTTACTTGGATGTCCTGAGACTCCATCACAGACTCCATTGGCAGTTTATGTTTTTAATAAATTAACAAAGATGGGTTATGACGTTACAATAGCTGCAAATCCGGCAGCATCAAAATTGGTAAAGATTTCTGACCCTGAAGGATTCTATAATCTCAAACTTGTCGATTTGGAAAGATTGCTGGGAGATATAAATCCTGGTGATTTTGATTTGCTGGTTGGTTTTGTTCACAAGGATGCAGCTGCATCATTTTTCGTAACATTCGACCAGATATTGCAAACCAAATCACTTGCACTTGTTTTCTCAAGGGATGCTGATGAGGTTGCGGAATTCGTAAACATGATAGAGGAAAGCGGAAGTGATGCTAAAATTACCGCTGTTCGCGCATTCCATAATCCTTCACCAATCAAAGTTAAATTTGACAAAGCAATTAAGGAGTTTGAATAAATGTCATTCTGTTTAGATACTTATCTTCAACAATCAGATAACTATGAAATTCATGCTTCAAAAGCAGGTTTTAAAGATTGTGCAATGATTATCCGTTTCAAAGCTGATGATTTGGTTTACATTAAACCTGGTGATGAAGTATTAGGTGTTAGAGTTATTGGAATTCCACCAATTCCAATCGGATTTGACCATGAAAAGGGAACTGTTTTCCTGCCTTATACAAAACCATGCCACGGAACATCAGTTGTGGAATTGCCAATTGATGAAGAAGAAGTTGAAAAGATTAGAAAATTGGATACCGGTAACAAAAAATGAAATCTACAGTAGTCGGAAGTTTTCCCGTTGAGATAAAGGAATCTCACTCAGCAAAAGACAAGCTTTTAAGCGCTCTTGGAGCATATGACCCATATAAGGACGCTATTAAAAGTAGTGTCATTTCTCAGCTTGATGCCGGTGTGGACATCATATCTGACGGTCAGGTAAGGGGAGATATGGTTTCTATTTTTTCAAAACATATTCCTGGAATGGTTATCGATGAGGGAAACACTGTAATTGTCTCTAAAATAATGAGGCCTGCTCAGGAAATTTCCATCAAGGATTTGAAATATGCAAAGCAGGTCATGAAGGATTATTATGGCGGTAAAATTCCTGAAGGCAAAGGAGTTAAGGGAATAATCACAGGACCGAATACAATGGTATATTCCTCCAGAATTCAATCATTCTATAAAAATAAGGAAGATGCAATTATAGATTTGGCCCACAGCCTTAAATATGAAGTTGATGCCATAGCCAAAAAAGTTGACCCGGTATATATTCAAATTGATGAACCGTTTTTATCCACAGGAATGGTGGAGATGAAAACCGCACGTGAAGCCATTGACATTTTACATGACGGTCTGGAAGTTCCATTGGCCATGCATGTGTGCGGCATTTTAAAGGATGCTTTTAAGGATATTGCAAGATTCAACGTTGACATATTGGATTTTGAATTTGCAGGAAATAATGTTAATCTGGACGTTCTAGAACAAAATGCCTCTCTTTTAAACAATAAAAAGATAGGTTTCGGATGTGTGGATTCATCAGTCAATGAAGTGGATGACATTAACGACATTGATAGTCTGGTTTTGAAAGCTATTGATATTGTTGGAAAGGATAATCTTCTTTTGGATCCTGACTGCGGACTTAGAAGGGCACCGAAGGATGTTGCATTTAAAAAATTGCAGCTGATGAATCAGATAAAAGACAAATATAACTAACTTCTTTTTACTTTTTTACAATTAAATTTTTCAAATCATTTCTTTAAGTTAGCAGTGAAAAGTTTGGCTCCATTAGAATTTTTTAAATGTCTTTTGAGCAAGTGAACTTGCTGCATTCATTTAAGATTCAATTTTCTACCTGTTTTTTGTGTAATTTCTTTTGAAGTTGCATTATGGGGCATGTTTTTTTAGAAATTTTATCTAATGGTGCAAGAATACCTTGACTTCTTCAAGTCGAGGATGAATTGCATAAAAAAGGGCATTAGTTATCAAATGCTTTTGGAAATTCTTTATATGTTGTCGGTTGATATATTATATTTTGTGTTCAAAATTAATTGGAATATAAAATAGATATTTGATGTGTTTTTTCATGTTAGATGAGTGTATTATTGTTAATGAAGGTTTGAAGGTTAAGTTGTATCCTGATAAGGTTATGAAGGATAAATTTAATCGGAGTCTGGGTAATGCTAGATTTGTTTGGAATAATTTATTAACAGAATACCAGGAAACCTTTGAATTATTTAAACAACATGGTTATACAAAGCTAAAATGCAATCAAACAACATTCAATACAATGTTAACAATGTTGAAAAAGGAATATCCATTTTTATATGACAGTGAATCTAGCACATTGCAGCAGGTCTATCATGACTTAATACGTTCATTTAATGGATTTTTTAAAAAAAATTCCAATTATCCAAGATTTAAATCCAAAAAGAATCCCAAAAATGGATTTAGAATACAAAACAATAATAATATCAAAATAACCAGCAATACAATTGTTTTACCAAAATTAGGAAAAGTACATTACCGTACCAGTCCACAAATGATAATGAAAAGAAAAATGTTTAAGAACGTTGAGGTAATGTCTCAATATTAAAAAATTTCAAATCAAATGAATTGTGATTGTATGGCAAAGTTGCACAAAATATGGAATTTTAAATAAGCTTTTCTAAAATTTTTAAACTCTTTTAAAGTAAAGTTTATATATTTTTCATTCCATAATATTATTTAGGCATAACTAAATTTAGAGGTGATATTATGGATAACATGGCCGAAGCAAGAAGGCACATGCATGAAGCGGAAGAAAGAAAAAAAGCCGAAAGCAAAACCAAAACCAAAAAAATCAGAAATTTCTTTTTCGGATGCTGTAAAAACAAATAATTTTATATCTATTTTTTAAAAAAAGAGTTGATTTCCCAAAACTCATATTGAATGATTTTTGGGAAATTAATTTTTATCTATATTCATGTTTAAAGTTTTTGTCATATAGCTTGGATGCATTAAAGTCGCCAGGGTCTAAGACATCTCCCACCACAATCATTGCAGTCTTTGTAATATTGGCATCTTTAACTTTTTGTGAAATATCCTCGAGGGTTCCTCTGATTATTTGCTGGTCTGGCCAGGTAGCCTTTTTGACAACAGCAACAGGAGTGGTTTTTTCATAACCTTCAAGCAATTCTTCAACTACCTTGTCAATCATACCAATTCCTAAAAATATGCACATTGTGGCATGATGTTTTGAAAAACTGGCTAAACTTTCACCGGCAGGCTTAGGAGTTCTTCCTTCAGGACGTGTGATGATGACACTTTGTGAAATTTCAGGCAAGGTCAATTCAGCTTCAAGAACGCTTGCAGTTCCAAAAAGAGAACTTACCCCAGGAATGATTTCATATTCTATGTCATGCTTTTTAAGTTCACGAATCTGTTCAGCTATTGCTCCATAAATTGAAGGATCACCGGTATGTACTCGAGCAACCAGTTTTCCCTCATTGACTGCTTCGGTTATTATTGCATCTGTTTCTTCTAAATTCAGATATGCACTGTTGTGAATTTCACATTCATCTTTTGCAGGGTTTAAAACCTCTTTATTTACAAGTGAACCTGCATAAATGATGACGTCAGCATTTTCAATTACATTTCTACCTTTGACGGTTATTAAATCAGGGTCACCCGGACCGGCACCAATGAAAATTACTTTTCCTTTCATAGTTTAATTTTTTAGCTCAATTATTATTTAATTATTTTGCATCAATATTGACTTTTGATTTGAGAAAACTTTATTTATTTTCAAGATAATTTAAAAATATGGATAATAAAGGTTTTATTTCAATAGAATATTTATTTTCAATCTTCGTTATATTATTGATAGCTATTCCATTGTTATTTTTATCACAATCCATTATGGAATCAAGTTTCAATATTGATGATAATATTGCACACAGGCTTATTCTGGATACCGTGGCAATCGAGATAAGTCAGGTGAATTCAAATGGTGAAGGTTATTCAAAATCAATTAAATTGCCTTCAGATGTTGGCTATTATGAAATAACAGTTGAAAATAAGAAATTAACAATAGAATATGATGGCAAAAAAGGAGAAACATTGCTTTTCCCGTCCAATGTTGATTCCAAATATAAGCTGCATAGCGGAAAAAGTTATATGATTTCAAAAGGCGATGAAGGAAAGATTGTGATAACATGATTGATGATGCAGGCCAAATCAGTGGAGAATATCTGCTTCTAGCAGGTGTAATGATATTGATCTTGATGATGTCAGCTGTTTTCATTTACTCCGAACAGGAACTGAATATCGCAATGAGTGCAGCCCGAAACGGCATCAATGATGGAATTGCATCATCATCAAGTGCAATATATACAAAACAGGCATATAATGATTATTCAAAAACAAAAAGCGATTTGCTGATTCCGAATTCCGTTGAAATTGTCAATGTTTCATATACTGAGATGGGAATTGACAGGAATTTCGACAAGAAAAAAATCCAGTTTAAGGTTTATGCAACCTCATCAAAGGATTTGTCCAAAACACAATTGGATTCAATCGGAGACAGGATTAATTATAATCTGCGAAAATCCATTGCTTTAAGCTTCAATTCCACTTCATCTACAAACAAATTATATAACCCTGTGTTTTCACCCCATTATGTGTTTACAACAGCTAATGTTAAATGGGTTTAAGTATATATTTTATAGTATGTCCAGATATGAAAAAGGTAAAAAGATTTTGGAGGATATTCAGCAAAGGCCTGTTGAAGAGATATTCAAGGAACTGGAAGATGTCGCTCCTGATTTGTCAAGGTTTGTAGTTGAATTTCCATATTCCGAAATATACACAAGAGATGAAGTCGATTTAAAAACCCGTGAACTATGCACTGTTGCAGCAATCACTGTTCTGGGTGCAATTCCCCAGCTTAAAGACCATATCAATGCAGCTTTAAATGTGGGAAACAGTCCTGCGGAAATAGTTGAAATCATCATGCAGATGAGTGCTTACTGCGGATTTCCAAAGGCAATCAATGGAATAGTGGCTGCAAAGGAAGTATTTGCTGAAAGGGATTTGTTGCCGGTGAGGGATTAGGATTAGTGAAGACACATTTGAAGCAATAGCTTCTAAACTCCAGGATGAACTGGCCGATATCATTAAAAGCGGCAAGGATGTAAATGACTATGAGTTGATTGTTTACAAATATGTGTTTATCAGTGAACTTAAGATTCCTCTTTTGGAGGATTTGGGTGTTGAGATAACTGAAGATTCTTTTATTCTTTATATTATTCCTGATGGTTTGGAATTGGATATATTAAGAAAATTGGATGATGTCTTTGACAAATTTAAGGTTAGTTTCATGCCTAATGATTATAATATATTGAAGTTAAGGTTTTTACTTGAGGATGATTGAATGTATAGTGAAGATGAAAAAAAGCAATTGATGGAAGATTTAAAAGAGATGGAAACATTCCGAGCGGATACCGGCGATGAAGGGAAAATATTGCAGGAAGACTTGAAGGACTTTTTTATCAATGGAAACGGGGATGAACAAGACCTGATTTTCAGAATAGAAATGTATTTCTATGCTTTTAAATTGTTTTGCAGAAAACCTGTGAAAATAGATAGAAACCAATTCATAATCTATTTCAATGATTCTCTTTTAGACTGGCATTTAGTTGATTTGGTAAAAAAAGATTTAACTGATTTTGAACTGGTAATTGAAGCAGTTAAAGAAGAAAATGATGTGTTAATTAATTTGAATTTCACACTTCATTACTAAATTTTGAAAATTTTTTTTGCGTTGTTGGTGGTTATTTCATCAACAACATTAACGTCCATGTCCTTGATTTCAGCTATTTTATGAACTGCATTAACAACATTGACAGGTTCATTTCGCTCTTCTTTTGTCATAGCTAAATACGGACTGTCTGTTTCTGTTAAAACATAGTTGAGATCTATTTTTTCAATCAGGTCCTGGTGATGTTTTGAATAGCAGAGCATTGTTGAAAAGCTCATGTATGAATCGTCCCTATTCATGATTCTTTTTGCTGTTTTAAGGCTTCCGCCATAACAATGGAAAATGAAATATGGGATATTCTCATAATCCTCAATAATATTCACTGCCTTTTTTTCACAGTCCCTGACATGCATAACTATAGGAACCTGGTAGCTGTTGGCTATGTCGAGAAAGCTTCTAAAGATTTCCTGCTGTCTTTCACGAAGTTCCTTGTCTGTCACATAGTAGTAATCCATTCCCACTTCTCCGATTGCAACAATCTTGTCAAGATTTTCAATCAGATACTTGTGAGCAGCTTCAAGTTCTTCATTTGTGCAGTTTTGAGAACTGACAGGATGAAAACCAAAAGTAGGATAAATAAAACCTTTGTATTCTTCCGAAAGCTTTAAAACTGCGCGGTTGCTGTCGATGCTGTAACCTGATGCAACAACATAATCAAGTTTATCCTTCGCTCTCTGGATTACTTCCTTGCGGTCTTCATCAAAATCCTCAAAATCTATATGGCAATGTGTATCAATCATGGTATTATACTCCGAATCGTCTGTCTCTTGCCTGATATGACCTTATAGCTCTAATAAAGTCAACTTTTCTTAATTCCGGCCATAATGTTTCACAGAAATAGAGTTCTGAATATGATGATTGCCATAGTAAAAATCCGCTTAATCTTTCCTCACCGCTTGTTCTGATAATCAGGTTAGGATCATCAAGTCCTGCAGTATATAGGTTTTTGCTTACAAGTTCCTCATCGATGTCATCGATTGAAATATCTCCCGCCTCAACATCTTCAACAATTTTTTTTATGGAATCGACTATTTCCAAACGACCGTCATATCCTATAGCAAGGTTGAAAAATCTTTTGTTATAGTGTTTTGTTGCCTCTTCAGCCTCTCTGATTGCTTCACGCACATCATCAGGCAGCAGTTCGGTTCTTCCTACAACCTGAACTTTAACTTCGTTTTTATGAATCTTTTCGTGGTTTACTAATCGTTTGAAGTTGATGACGAATAATCTCATAAGGCCTTCAACTTCGTGTTGCGGTCTGTTGAAGTTTTCTGTTGAAAATGCATAGGCAGTGATGATTTCAATTCCAAGTTCGATACTCCAGTCAAGAACTTTTTCCAATGTGTCAACTCCGAGTTCATGTCCTTTGACAACATCGATATTTCCCTGAAGTTTGGAGAATCTTCTGTTTCCATCCATGATTATAGCTACATGCTTTGGCATTTTCTCAGGAACCAGGTCTCTTGATATATACCATTCATATATTCTATAAAGTATATTTTCTGCCATTTTATTATCCCTTAAAAGTTTATATTAATTTATATTATGTTGCTTAATGTTTTTAAAGGTTGGCTAATTTGTATGCAAATTTTAAACTTCTAAGGTATCCTTCAACACTTTGGTCACGGCTGGTGTCTATGTATATTCCATTGATTCCGAAGGTAATGGCACCACAGCTGGGCCAAGAATTTACTAAAATCAGTGTTCTAAAAATAATATTTCCGATAATTCCGTCAGGGGCGATGATAACGTTGCAGTTGTCTTTTATTGCCTGTTCAATTAATATGTAATAGTTTTTAACTTCAAAGTTGGTATTCTCTTCAATTAGTTGGGTGAGCTTTTCGCTTTCATCAATGGAGGAGGATATTCTTTCGCTTCTTCCGTAATCTCCTTTCCTTCCATCCGCAAGTACTGCAATTTTCGGATCTTTTCCAAGTTTTTCTAAAAATTCTCCGCAGTTTATGGCCATATTTAATTTTTCACCAACTGTGTTTCCTTCATCAATGCCGACAGGGGTCAGTAAAAACTCATGGCCGTTACCATTTACATATGTGGCTCTTGATATTTCAGGAAAATCCTTTTTGACTTTTTTAATAACTCCTGATGCCGGAAGTGAACCCCTTACAACTGCATCAATATCGCTGTTTAATATTGCTTTTGCCAAATCATCATCGTTGTCGATTAAAATTATTTCCGCATGATGGTTTTTTTCAAAAATTTTTATTGCATCAAATATGTTTAAATTTTTTCCAGTTCCAATTGCAATTCTTATCATTATGTATATTTTATAGATATTTTTTTATTAATGTTTCTATTAAAAAATTTTCAAAAATTCTTATAGTGTATCTAAAAATGCATATTTTATAGAAACATTTTTTAAATTAATGTTATCTATTATATACTATGAGTAATGATGATGAGATTTTTGATATTGTGGGCTATGTAATGGCCTCAGAGTATAGATGCAATATTATAAAAAGCATTGGTGAAAGTATAAAAATCCCATCTGCAATCGCTGAGGATATTGGTTTGAGAACAAATCATGTATCTAATGTATTAAAAGATTTAAAGGAACAGGGTATTGTTGTATGTTTAAATGAAGAAGCACGTAAAGGCAGATTGTACAAAAATACTGATTTAGGTCTTAAAATTTTAAAATATTTATAAAATCTTTTTTATCTTAAAAAGGGATTATTAAAAATAGTTTTAATAATTTATACAAAAAAGTAAATTATGATGATTAGTATAATCATCATTATTGCAGAATTAATTTCAATATTTCGATTGTCAATTATGACTTGTTAAACTCGTCAATTGCACAATCTACTATTTTCAAAACGGACTGGTCTAGTTTGGGGTATGAGTCATTTAGTGCTACAGGTATGTTGTCACAGTACACTACTTCCAGACCATGGGATATTGCGTCTTTTGTTGCAACATCTACAGCTGCTGCTTTAAGTTCAGTAAGCATTACGTCAGCTTTGTCCATGTACTTTTGCATGTCCTGGCGTAAAAGAGGTCTATTGGATAAATGTGAGGTTGTTCCGACAACTTCGCAATTGTAGTTGTTTTCTAAGTATTCTACTAATTTATCTTTAACTTCTTCAGGTGCAGTTGTTGCAAATAAAACTTTTTTTCCATCTATTTTTTCCAAAGGTTTTGGTCTGAATACTGTTGATATTACGATTGCCTCAGGATTTATCTCATTAACGAATTTTTCGATTTCAGTTATCTTTTCACTGGAACACATTGGCTCTTCACACATTGTCAGTATTACAAGATCTCCAAGGCCTATTCTGTATGGTCCGAAATATGTTGTTAGGTTTTCAATCGGCTGGTTTGCTCCAATAAGTACGATTTTCTTGTCTGTTTTAATAGGGGGGATTGCGGCACCGCTTCCTTCAAAAATTGCAAATTTGGAATCAACTTCATTTGCAAGTTTAGCTCCTTTTTTCATGTTTGTAAGGAATACTTCACCTGCCATTCCTCCTCCGCAGCGTCTGCATCCGATGGTTAAAATTCTGCTCATTAAAGCATCTTCCCAATGGTCACTGGCTGCATGCACGCCCTTTTCTGATTGTTCGAGCAGGAATTCTGCATTGATTTCCAGTTTTTCACCGTGCACTATTTCAGGCTCTTCAGGTCCTCCTCTTCCCATTGCAATGACGCAAGGTTCATAATCGTTTTTGTCAATCAACCTTGATACGAATCCGGATACTGCAGTTTTACCGATACGTTTTCCGGTTCCGAGAATGGTTATTGAAGGTTTTTCCATAACATCATACTGGGAGGTAGGTTCAAATTTGAAATCAGGTCCTTCATAGGTTATTCCTTCGTTTAAAACCTTGCAGGCGATTTTGAATCTTTTCGGATAATCAAGTATGGGTTCGTCGCTTAAGTCAAATACGGTATCTGCATCGTATTTGCGGATCATATCGACAATGATGTCGTAAGGGATGTCTTTATCCTTTGCAAACTGAACTGGAACACCTAGTTTTTCTGAGTATGACTCTTCTGAGTCATCCCTGAGCTTTTCTGTTCCACCTATAAAAACAGCACCTACAATATCAATGTGTTCTAAATTATTCAGGGTATCAATTGCTTCTTGAGTGACTGGCAGGTAGTGTTCACCGTCAACCAAACAAAGCATTCTGTTTAAGGCTTTCATGTTATTAAATATAATTTTTATATATAATAAGTTAAAGTATTAAATATGCAATTCAATCAAATCAACATAGGCGAAACCCACATCAGATTGACTAGTGATTTGGCAAGTCATAATCTGAATGAATATATCTTTTCCATTAGGCAGGACCTGAAGGATTATATTTTAAAAGACAATGACTTTCTTCTGTCAATTACTCCGTTGGACATTCCTGATGAAAATCTCTCAGAAATTGTTTATAGGATGTTTAAATCATCAATCATCTGTGATGTTGGACCTATGGCATGTGTTGCAGGAACAATCTCTGAAATGGCACTGGAATATCTGATTCGAAGGGGATCTTCATATTCGATTGTGGAAAACGGAGGGGACATTTCAATTGTCAATGACAAAAAGCTTCTTTGCGGAATCTATTCAAACAACAGGGTTTTAGGAAATGGCATTGCCTTTGAAATCAGGAAAAGAAAAAGACCCCTTGGTATCTGCACTTCTTCGGGAAAAGTTGGCCATTCAATAAGTTTTGGCGATTCCGACAGTGTCACTGTAATTGGCAAATCCACTTCTGTCTGTGACGGGCTTGCAACTGCAATTGCCAATAGGGTCACAGGCATCACCAGTGAGGATAAGGTGATGAATGCATTGGAATTTTGTGAAGATTATCGCGAATATTTTGATGGTGGTTTAATAATTTGTGATGAAAATGTTGCAACTGTTGGAAAACTGCCAAAGATTGTTGAAACAAATGAATTCGATATCAAGCATTGAATTTACATGCTATATTCTTGAAGAAATGTTTAATTTAA contains:
- a CDS encoding 2,3-diphosphoglycerate synthetase; this translates as MKALNRMLCLVDGEHYLPVTQEAIDTLNNLEHIDIVGAVFIGGTEKLRDDSEESYSEKLGVPVQFAKDKDIPYDIIVDMIRKYDADTVFDLSDEPILDYPKRFKIACKVLNEGITYEGPDFKFEPTSQYDVMEKPSITILGTGKRIGKTAVSGFVSRLIDKNDYEPCVIAMGRGGPEEPEIVHGEKLEINAEFLLEQSEKGVHAASDHWEDALMSRILTIGCRRCGGGMAGEVFLTNMKKGAKLANEVDSKFAIFEGSGAAIPPIKTDKKIVLIGANQPIENLTTYFGPYRIGLGDLVILTMCEEPMCSSEKITEIEKFVNEINPEAIVISTVFRPKPLEKIDGKKVLFATTAPEEVKDKLVEYLENNYNCEVVGTTSHLSNRPLLRQDMQKYMDKADVMLTELKAAAVDVATKDAISHGLEVVYCDNIPVALNDSYPKLDQSVLKIVDCAIDEFNKS
- a CDS encoding UPF0280 family protein, with protein sequence MQFNQINIGETHIRLTSDLASHNLNEYIFSIRQDLKDYILKDNDFLLSITPLDIPDENLSEIVYRMFKSSIICDVGPMACVAGTISEMALEYLIRRGSSYSIVENGGDISIVNDKKLLCGIYSNNRVLGNGIAFEIRKRKRPLGICTSSGKVGHSISFGDSDSVTVIGKSTSVCDGLATAIANRVTGITSEDKVMNALEFCEDYREYFDGGLIICDENVATVGKLPKIVETNEFDIKH